A genomic segment from Agrobacterium vitis encodes:
- a CDS encoding DJ-1/PfpI family protein — MTFHVGILVFPNVQQLDLTGPFEVFASAPDVVVHLIWKDLEQIISATGLALSPTVTFAHCPRLDVICVPGGKGIDALMQDEDVLTFLREKAPDAAFVTSVCTGSLVLAAAGLLKDKKATSHWASKHLLAPLGAIPTQGRIVTDGNVITAGGVTAGIDFGLTVLAALIGEDVAQTVQLALEYAPAPPFQAGTPETAPAAIVARVRENLAATLKQRQDIVRLLTAS, encoded by the coding sequence ATGACCTTTCATGTCGGAATTCTCGTCTTTCCGAATGTTCAGCAGCTGGATCTGACGGGTCCATTTGAGGTATTTGCCTCTGCGCCGGATGTTGTCGTGCATCTGATCTGGAAAGACCTGGAGCAGATCATCTCAGCGACAGGCTTAGCGCTGTCGCCAACAGTGACTTTCGCCCATTGCCCACGATTGGATGTCATTTGCGTGCCGGGCGGAAAAGGCATTGATGCCTTGATGCAAGATGAGGATGTGCTGACATTCCTCCGGGAAAAAGCGCCAGATGCAGCCTTTGTCACCTCTGTTTGCACGGGATCACTCGTGCTGGCGGCGGCGGGGTTGCTGAAGGATAAGAAAGCCACCAGCCATTGGGCGTCAAAACACCTGCTGGCTCCATTGGGAGCAATTCCGACGCAGGGCCGGATCGTCACCGATGGCAATGTTATAACCGCAGGCGGGGTCACAGCCGGGATTGATTTTGGCCTGACCGTTCTTGCGGCCCTGATCGGTGAGGATGTGGCCCAAACGGTTCAACTGGCTTTGGAATATGCACCGGCTCCCCCCTTTCAGGCGGGAACACCGGAAACAGCACCGGCTGCCATCGTCGCCAGGGTGCGCGAAAACTTAGCAGCAACGCTGAAGCAACGGCAGGACATTGTTCGCCTGTTGACTGCTTCATAA
- a CDS encoding methyl-accepting chemotaxis protein yields MLDNMKLNHKIYGGFGIIIAILITIAGMSVYSNTGNQSDFSDYRSIARLTNEAGRVQANMLEARLAFTKYQTTQSAENLTAFDRRLTTVKESAVTLAGMARTDVEKAATSGFTTAVSDYENGFKAVVAAQTERDKLVDESLDVIGPRLQKSMNDILADFDRTGNTEAAYEASVFQTSTFVMRLATAKYLLNNETKDFENALAAGQDALANSSAVTAAITSPDRLQQFKASLDDLNTYIGDLKKTQAVITKRNAVITDVMNVVGPKLGKETEDLKLILKKEQDTLGPRIDETMRDSITTAIIVAALALILASVLAFIIARSISRPIFAITSAMGKLADNQLETDIPGLAYDNEVGLMAKAVNVFKQNAIKIRQLAAQDAALQQKNADLQSDIATVVSAAVAGNFTSRITKHYDNPDLDAFAHNVNTLVDSVDKGIAETRRVVSALSNGDLTEAMNGKYQGVFAELQTNVNDTMTKLRLLMEQVRQSADVINGGADEIRQASNDLSRRTETQAASLEETSSALEEITVAVKTSTERAQESSKMVSEARHFAEQSANVVQDATAAMSRIEQASNEITQIINVIDEIAFQTNLLALNAGVEAARAGEAGKGFAVVAQEVRELAQRSATAAKDIKALITKSSNEVETGVRLVTGTGEALKEIQQKVIGISTQVTSIATAANEQSTGLSEVNTAVNQMDQMTQQNAAMVEEAAASTSKLAEETVNLLNLISQFRVHKADQGMRRAA; encoded by the coding sequence ATGCTTGACAATATGAAACTCAACCACAAGATCTATGGTGGTTTTGGCATCATCATTGCCATACTCATTACAATTGCAGGGATGTCGGTGTACTCGAACACCGGCAATCAATCCGATTTCTCGGATTATCGCAGTATTGCCCGGCTGACCAATGAAGCGGGCCGCGTGCAGGCAAACATGCTGGAGGCCCGGCTGGCCTTCACGAAATATCAAACCACCCAGTCTGCCGAGAATCTTACCGCTTTTGATAGGCGCCTGACCACCGTCAAGGAGAGCGCCGTCACGCTCGCAGGCATGGCGCGCACAGATGTGGAAAAGGCTGCGACTTCAGGATTTACGACCGCAGTTTCAGATTATGAAAATGGCTTCAAAGCCGTGGTCGCCGCACAAACGGAACGCGACAAACTTGTAGATGAAAGCCTCGATGTCATCGGGCCGAGGCTCCAGAAATCCATGAATGACATTCTTGCTGATTTTGACAGGACTGGCAACACCGAGGCGGCCTATGAAGCCAGCGTGTTCCAAACCTCGACATTTGTCATGCGCTTGGCCACTGCAAAATACCTGTTGAACAACGAAACCAAGGATTTTGAAAATGCGCTGGCGGCAGGCCAGGATGCATTGGCCAACAGCAGCGCCGTTACCGCCGCCATTACCAGCCCGGACCGCCTCCAGCAGTTCAAGGCCAGTTTGGATGATCTCAACACCTATATCGGTGACTTGAAAAAGACCCAGGCGGTCATCACCAAGCGCAATGCCGTCATCACCGATGTCATGAACGTCGTTGGTCCAAAACTGGGCAAGGAAACCGAGGATTTGAAACTGATCCTGAAGAAGGAGCAGGACACGCTCGGCCCTCGCATCGATGAGACAATGCGCGATTCGATCACCACCGCCATTATTGTCGCCGCACTCGCCCTGATCCTCGCCTCCGTGCTGGCTTTCATAATCGCCCGCAGCATCAGCCGTCCGATCTTTGCAATCACCTCGGCCATGGGCAAGCTGGCCGACAATCAACTGGAAACCGATATTCCGGGCCTCGCATACGATAACGAGGTTGGGCTGATGGCCAAGGCCGTCAATGTCTTCAAGCAGAATGCCATCAAAATTCGCCAGCTGGCCGCCCAGGACGCTGCCTTGCAGCAGAAAAATGCCGATCTGCAATCCGATATTGCCACAGTCGTCTCAGCAGCGGTCGCCGGTAATTTCACCAGCCGCATTACCAAGCACTACGACAATCCGGATCTGGACGCCTTTGCCCATAACGTCAACACGCTGGTCGACTCCGTGGATAAGGGCATAGCAGAGACCAGGCGCGTTGTGTCCGCCCTTTCCAATGGCGACCTGACGGAAGCCATGAACGGCAAATATCAAGGTGTGTTTGCCGAACTGCAAACCAATGTCAATGACACCATGACCAAGCTGCGGCTGCTGATGGAACAGGTGCGCCAATCCGCAGATGTCATCAACGGCGGCGCCGACGAAATCCGCCAGGCCTCCAACGATCTGTCTCGGCGGACAGAGACCCAGGCGGCCTCGCTGGAAGAGACTTCGTCGGCCCTGGAAGAAATCACCGTAGCGGTCAAAACCTCGACCGAGCGGGCGCAGGAATCCAGCAAAATGGTCTCTGAAGCCCGTCATTTTGCCGAGCAATCCGCAAATGTCGTCCAGGACGCGACAGCCGCCATGAGCCGTATCGAGCAAGCCTCCAACGAAATCACCCAGATCATCAATGTGATTGACGAGATTGCTTTCCAAACCAACCTTCTGGCCCTGAACGCCGGGGTTGAGGCTGCCCGCGCTGGCGAGGCCGGCAAGGGCTTTGCGGTTGTCGCGCAGGAAGTCCGCGAACTGGCGCAGCGGTCGGCCACCGCTGCCAAGGACATCAAGGCGCTGATTACCAAATCGTCGAATGAAGTGGAAACAGGCGTGAGGCTGGTAACCGGCACCGGGGAAGCGCTGAAGGAAATCCAGCAAAAGGTCATCGGCATTTCCACCCAGGTCACGTCGATTGCCACGGCTGCAAACGAGCAATCGACGGGCCTTAGCGAGGTCAACACCGCCGTCAACCAGATGGACCAGATGACCCAGCAAAACGCCGCCATGGTCGAGGAAGCTGCTGCCAGCACATCGAAACTGGCCGAGGAAACCGTCAACCTGCTCAACCTGATCTCGCAGTTCAGGGTCCACAAGGCCGACCAGGGCATGCGGCGCGCCGCCTGA
- the pgl gene encoding 6-phosphogluconolactonase, with product MAHTLHSFDTGAALATALADRVAAALTEAITASGAASLAVSGGSTPKAFFEALSQKALDWDKVSVTLVDERFVPEDNPRSNHLLVATHLLKNQAAEAEFVPLYSPEETIEAAAAVASDAVSDLGTPLDVVILGMGTDGHTASFFPGGDNLEDALDLTLPPRVITMQAPGAGEPRLTLSFSSLADAGLLIVHIEGAEKQAVLDKALAGTDETEMPVRAVLARAETPVDIYWAP from the coding sequence ATGGCGCATACACTGCATAGCTTTGACACTGGCGCGGCGCTGGCAACAGCGCTGGCCGACCGTGTGGCCGCAGCGCTGACGGAGGCAATTACCGCCTCCGGTGCTGCTTCGCTGGCCGTCTCCGGTGGCTCCACGCCCAAGGCCTTCTTCGAGGCACTGTCGCAAAAGGCCTTGGACTGGGATAAAGTCTCGGTGACGCTGGTCGACGAGCGTTTCGTGCCTGAGGACAATCCCCGTTCCAACCATTTGCTGGTCGCCACGCATCTGTTGAAGAACCAGGCCGCCGAGGCCGAATTCGTGCCGCTCTATTCGCCGGAAGAGACCATCGAGGCTGCTGCTGCGGTGGCGAGCGATGCGGTGTCCGACCTTGGCACGCCGCTCGACGTGGTTATCCTCGGCATGGGAACCGATGGCCACACCGCGTCGTTCTTCCCGGGTGGCGATAATCTGGAAGACGCGCTTGACCTGACGCTGCCACCCCGGGTGATCACCATGCAAGCGCCGGGTGCTGGCGAGCCACGGCTGACCCTGTCTTTTTCCAGCCTCGCTGATGCCGGTCTGCTGATCGTCCATATCGAGGGCGCGGAAAAGCAGGCGGTGCTGGACAAGGCGTTGGCGGGGACGGACGAGACCGAAATGCCTGTTCGCGCCGTATTGGCCCGGGCCGAGACGCCTGTCGATATTTACTGGGCGCCCTGA
- the zwf gene encoding glucose-6-phosphate dehydrogenase, producing MSSQIIPVEPFDYVVFGGTGDLAERKLLPALYHRQLAGQLTEPTRIIGASRSPMTDAEYREFAHKALKEFLKPDELEESQVKRFLDRLHYVSVDAKDDKGWDTLKKLLDTGKDIVRAFYLAVSPSIFGDIADKIRDHKLITKSTRIVVEKPIGRDLASAQALNDTIGKVFKEEQIFRIDHYLGKETVQNLMALRFANALYEPLWNSAHIDHVQITVAESVGLEGRVTYYDKAGALRDMVQNHILQLLCLVAMEAPSSMNSEALRDEKLKVLRALKPIDASNVEKMTVRGQYKAGASAGGAVKGYTEELGDTSDTETFVAIKAEINNWRWAGVPFYLRTGKRLAGRVSEIVIQFKPIPHSIFGDVGRIEANQLVIRLQPDEGVKQWLMIKDPGPGGMRLRHVPLDMSFAESFGVRNPDAYERLLMDVIRSNQTLFMRRDEVEAAWNWVDPILKSWEEIGQRAQGYTSGTWGPSQAIALIERDGRTWHEND from the coding sequence ATGAGCAGCCAGATTATTCCTGTCGAACCCTTTGACTACGTCGTCTTTGGCGGCACCGGGGATCTTGCCGAGCGCAAGCTTCTGCCGGCCCTTTATCACCGCCAGTTGGCGGGCCAGCTCACCGAGCCGACCCGGATCATCGGGGCCTCGCGCTCGCCGATGACGGATGCGGAATACCGCGAATTCGCTCATAAGGCCCTGAAGGAATTTCTGAAGCCCGATGAATTGGAAGAGAGCCAGGTCAAGCGCTTTCTCGACCGGCTGCATTACGTCTCGGTCGATGCCAAGGATGACAAGGGCTGGGATACGCTGAAAAAGCTGCTGGATACCGGCAAGGACATCGTGCGCGCCTTCTATCTGGCCGTTTCCCCATCGATTTTCGGCGATATCGCCGACAAGATCCGCGATCACAAGCTGATCACCAAATCCACCCGCATCGTGGTGGAAAAGCCGATTGGCCGCGATCTGGCTTCGGCCCAGGCGCTGAACGACACCATCGGCAAGGTTTTCAAGGAAGAGCAGATCTTCCGCATTGACCATTATCTCGGCAAGGAAACCGTGCAGAACCTGATGGCGCTGCGCTTTGCCAATGCGCTCTATGAGCCGCTGTGGAATTCCGCCCATATCGACCATGTGCAGATCACGGTGGCCGAATCCGTCGGGCTGGAAGGCCGCGTCACCTATTACGACAAGGCAGGTGCGTTGCGCGACATGGTGCAGAACCATATCCTGCAATTGCTGTGCTTGGTGGCCATGGAAGCCCCGTCCTCGATGAACTCAGAGGCGCTGCGCGACGAAAAGCTGAAAGTGCTGCGAGCGCTGAAGCCAATCGACGCCTCCAATGTCGAAAAAATGACCGTTCGCGGCCAGTACAAGGCCGGGGCTTCGGCAGGCGGTGCGGTCAAGGGTTACACGGAAGAGCTGGGCGACACATCCGACACGGAAACCTTCGTCGCCATCAAGGCCGAGATCAACAATTGGCGCTGGGCGGGCGTGCCGTTCTATCTGCGCACCGGCAAGCGTCTGGCAGGCCGCGTTTCGGAAATCGTCATCCAGTTCAAGCCGATTCCGCATTCGATCTTTGGCGATGTCGGCCGTATCGAGGCCAACCAGTTGGTCATTCGCCTGCAACCGGACGAAGGCGTCAAGCAATGGCTGATGATCAAGGACCCAGGTCCGGGCGGCATGCGCCTGCGCCATGTGCCGCTGGACATGAGCTTTGCCGAATCCTTCGGCGTACGCAACCCGGACGCCTATGAACGGCTGCTGATGGACGTGATCCGCTCCAACCAGACGCTGTTCATGCGCCGCGACGAAGTGGAAGCGGCCTGGAACTGGGTCGATCCGATCCTGAAGAGCTGGGAAGAAATCGGCCAACGGGCGCAGGGCTATACGTCCGGCACCTGGGGACCAAGCCAGGCCATCGCGCTGATCGAGCGTGACGGTCGCACCTGGCACGAGAATGACTGA
- a CDS encoding DUF2778 domain-containing protein, with protein MAFAVDFFPSTGRSGTGSSGRAKSVLVPRLMSGAALVGGSLAAGLWVAVAFGTLHGVGFSQASVSSPFSRDMAAEFRNSLVLPKPPVAAVRRDEVRSAQVVKEKMAQVRHEIAALSTPVSRPLDLAGRAILEQALAVSIAERALAQRWSNDTGSQVAEAVAAKPQPVQPTLMPPQQVAEAILKTAPPLGQINQPLSAQLQPVATALVADRSRDSVAPSQAGPTTIASAEPPAAKPMQVAMLPDVVPAPINRPKSDPFREVLVAPKPETDADTETSARPQPQPKTIPLKSAPEKTAPKTVMAYARSQEVMDDDESPSIFRKRASLPGRGSGVAVYDISSATVYMPNGEKLVAHSGRGENRDNPRSVHIKNRGATPPNVYRLTLRESLFHGVEALRMTPVGGNNMYGRDGFLTHTFLLRVRGDSSGCVVFQEYPRFLAAYKRGDIKTLIVVPTVAELPKYMAKL; from the coding sequence ATGGCGTTCGCGGTCGATTTCTTTCCCAGTACTGGCAGGTCGGGCACCGGAAGCTCAGGGCGCGCAAAATCCGTCCTGGTTCCCAGGCTGATGTCCGGCGCGGCGCTTGTCGGCGGTAGCCTTGCCGCCGGTCTTTGGGTCGCCGTGGCATTCGGCACTCTGCACGGTGTCGGGTTTTCGCAAGCCTCTGTCTCCTCTCCCTTTTCGAGGGATATGGCGGCGGAATTCCGCAATAGCCTGGTCTTGCCAAAGCCGCCTGTCGCCGCTGTACGGCGGGACGAAGTCCGATCTGCCCAGGTGGTGAAGGAAAAGATGGCGCAGGTCCGCCACGAAATCGCGGCCCTTTCCACACCGGTTTCCAGGCCGCTTGACCTCGCTGGACGCGCAATTCTCGAACAGGCGCTGGCCGTCTCCATTGCCGAACGGGCATTGGCGCAGCGCTGGAGCAACGATACCGGCAGCCAGGTTGCCGAGGCCGTGGCGGCAAAGCCGCAGCCAGTTCAACCAACCTTGATGCCGCCGCAACAGGTGGCTGAGGCTATCCTGAAGACGGCGCCGCCGCTTGGCCAGATAAACCAGCCCTTGTCCGCGCAATTGCAGCCGGTCGCAACCGCCCTGGTCGCCGACCGCAGCCGCGATTCCGTCGCTCCGTCACAAGCTGGCCCGACCACTATTGCCTCGGCTGAACCGCCTGCCGCCAAGCCGATGCAGGTGGCTATGCTGCCGGATGTGGTGCCAGCACCGATCAACCGGCCCAAGAGCGACCCCTTCCGTGAAGTCCTGGTTGCGCCCAAGCCTGAGACCGACGCTGATACCGAAACCTCCGCCCGGCCACAGCCACAGCCAAAGACCATTCCGTTGAAATCTGCACCGGAAAAAACCGCGCCGAAGACAGTGATGGCCTATGCCCGCTCACAAGAGGTGATGGACGACGATGAAAGCCCGTCGATCTTCCGCAAGCGCGCCTCGTTGCCCGGTCGCGGTAGCGGTGTCGCCGTCTATGATATTTCCAGCGCTACGGTCTATATGCCGAATGGTGAAAAGCTGGTGGCCCATTCCGGCCGTGGCGAAAATCGCGATAATCCACGCTCCGTCCATATCAAGAACCGTGGTGCGACCCCGCCCAATGTCTATCGGCTGACCCTGCGTGAAAGCCTGTTCCATGGTGTCGAGGCCTTGCGGATGACGCCTGTTGGCGGCAACAATATGTATGGCCGTGATGGCTTCCTCACCCATACATTCCTGCTGCGGGTGCGTGGCGATTCCAGTGGCTGCGTGGTGTTCCAGGAATATCCGCGCTTCCTGGCGGCCTACAAGCGCGGCGACATCAAGACGCTGATCGTTGTGCCGACCGTTGCTGAATTGCCGAAATACATGGCAAAGCTGTAA
- a CDS encoding GlxA family transcriptional regulator: MRIIDILGFESAQLLDITGPFQVFSTANEELSLLGKAPAYQVRLVSKTGHVTTNSGLALASQQLSKTDQPIDTMIISGGRGVNAACRDQELLDWISTKAAHARRVCSVCSGAFLLAEVGLLDGRKAVTHWNRCAEFSERFPQVKLDPDPIFLQDGHIWTSAGVTAGIDLALALVEADLGRNLALAVARELVVFLKRPGGQSQFSTMLALQQGSDRFDALHSWILDNLRRDLSVETLANHVHMSTRSFCRHYLKSTGRTPARAVEEIRVEAARRLLEQGVSVAQTRLRCGFGADETMRRSFLRMLSTPPQAYRERF; encoded by the coding sequence ATGCGTATCATCGATATTCTCGGCTTTGAAAGCGCCCAATTGCTCGACATCACCGGCCCATTTCAGGTGTTTTCCACCGCCAATGAAGAATTGAGCCTGCTGGGCAAAGCACCTGCCTATCAGGTGCGTTTGGTTAGCAAGACCGGGCACGTTACGACCAATTCTGGCTTGGCCCTTGCCAGCCAGCAGCTTTCAAAGACAGATCAGCCAATCGACACGATGATTATTTCGGGTGGGCGTGGCGTCAACGCGGCCTGCCGTGATCAGGAACTTCTGGACTGGATTAGCACCAAGGCCGCCCATGCCCGCCGTGTTTGCTCGGTCTGTAGTGGCGCATTTTTGCTGGCTGAGGTTGGCTTGCTGGACGGGCGGAAGGCCGTCACCCATTGGAACCGCTGTGCGGAGTTTTCCGAACGCTTTCCGCAGGTCAAACTCGACCCGGACCCGATCTTTCTTCAGGATGGCCATATCTGGACATCCGCCGGCGTCACTGCGGGAATTGATCTGGCGCTGGCTCTGGTGGAGGCCGATCTTGGCCGAAACCTTGCTCTTGCTGTTGCACGCGAATTGGTGGTCTTTCTTAAGCGACCCGGCGGACAGTCACAGTTCAGCACCATGCTGGCTTTACAGCAAGGGAGCGACCGGTTTGACGCTTTGCACAGCTGGATTCTGGATAATCTGCGTCGTGATCTGTCGGTGGAGACGCTCGCCAACCATGTTCATATGAGCACGCGCAGCTTTTGTCGCCATTACCTCAAATCCACCGGACGAACGCCAGCGCGGGCCGTGGAAGAAATAAGGGTGGAAGCAGCAAGACGTCTGCTGGAACAGGGTGTCAGTGTTGCACAAACACGGCTGCGCTGTGGGTTCGGCGCGGATGAAACCATGCGCCGAAGCTTCTTGCGTATGCTCTCCACGCCCCCCCAGGCTTATCGCGAGCGGTTTTGA
- the edd gene encoding phosphogluconate dehydratase: protein MSADHRIETITKRIVERSKPTREAYLDRVRRAAGKGVNRGSLACGNLAHGFAVCSPGDKAALAGDTVPNLGIITAYNDMLSAHQPFETYPALIRQAASEVGGVAQVAGGVPAMCDGVTQGQPGMELSLFSRDVIAMAAGIGLSHNMFDAAVFLGVCDKIVPGLMIAALTFGHLPSVFIPAGPMTTGLPNDEKTRIRQLYAEGKVGRAELLEAESKSYHGPGTCTFYGTANSNQMLMEIMGFHMPGASFINPGTPLRDALTREATKRALAITALGNQYTPSGEMIDERSIVNGVVGLHATGGSTNHTMHLIAMARAAGILLSWQDISDLSDIVPLLARVYPNGSADVNHFHAAGGMGFLIKQLLRAGFVHDDVRTVYGQGLSAYTIEPHLNADGTVDRQPSPEDSADPKVLSRIEAPFQANGGLKMLTGNMGKAVIKISAVKPERHIVEAPAMVFHSQQDMQDAFKAGKMNRDFIAVVRFQGPKANGMPELHKLTPSLGVLQDRGLKVALVTDGRMSGASGKVPAAIHVTPEAVDGGPIAKIRDGDMIRLDAVAGTLEVLVDAAEFAGRSPEVIDLTDNDFGMGRELFAPLRRIAGPADQGASVLF, encoded by the coding sequence ATGAGTGCCGATCACCGTATCGAAACCATCACCAAGCGCATTGTCGAGCGCTCCAAGCCGACCCGCGAAGCCTATCTGGATCGCGTTCGCCGTGCCGCTGGCAAGGGCGTCAACCGGGGTTCGCTGGCCTGCGGCAATCTCGCCCATGGCTTTGCGGTCTGTTCCCCCGGGGACAAGGCCGCACTGGCTGGCGACACCGTCCCCAATCTCGGCATCATCACCGCCTATAACGATATGCTTTCGGCGCATCAGCCGTTTGAAACCTATCCGGCGCTGATCCGCCAGGCAGCCAGCGAAGTGGGCGGCGTCGCCCAGGTGGCAGGCGGCGTGCCAGCCATGTGCGATGGCGTAACCCAAGGCCAGCCCGGCATGGAACTGTCGCTGTTTTCCCGCGATGTGATCGCCATGGCGGCTGGCATCGGCCTCAGCCACAACATGTTCGATGCGGCCGTGTTTCTGGGCGTATGCGACAAGATCGTCCCCGGCCTGATGATTGCGGCACTGACCTTCGGTCATCTGCCCTCGGTGTTCATTCCGGCTGGACCGATGACCACAGGCCTGCCGAATGACGAAAAGACCCGCATTCGCCAGCTCTATGCCGAGGGCAAGGTTGGCCGGGCCGAACTGCTGGAAGCCGAATCCAAATCCTATCACGGCCCCGGCACCTGCACCTTCTACGGCACCGCCAATTCCAACCAGATGCTGATGGAAATCATGGGCTTTCACATGCCCGGCGCCTCCTTCATCAATCCCGGCACACCTCTGCGCGATGCGCTGACCCGCGAAGCCACCAAGCGGGCGCTGGCAATTACCGCGCTTGGCAACCAATACACGCCATCGGGCGAAATGATCGATGAGCGCTCCATCGTCAATGGCGTGGTCGGCCTGCATGCCACGGGCGGCTCCACCAATCACACCATGCATCTGATCGCCATGGCGCGGGCGGCGGGCATTCTGCTCAGCTGGCAGGATATTTCCGACCTCTCCGACATCGTGCCGCTTCTGGCCCGCGTCTATCCGAACGGTTCTGCGGATGTGAACCATTTTCACGCCGCCGGCGGCATGGGCTTCCTGATCAAGCAATTGCTGCGCGCCGGTTTTGTGCATGACGATGTGCGCACGGTCTATGGCCAGGGGCTTTCCGCCTACACGATCGAGCCGCATCTGAACGCCGACGGCACCGTCGACCGCCAGCCCTCGCCCGAAGACAGCGCCGATCCGAAAGTGTTGTCGCGGATCGAAGCACCGTTCCAGGCGAATGGCGGCTTGAAAATGCTGACCGGCAATATGGGCAAGGCTGTCATCAAGATCTCCGCCGTCAAGCCGGAGCGCCACATCGTCGAGGCACCTGCCATGGTGTTCCATAGCCAGCAGGACATGCAGGATGCCTTCAAGGCAGGCAAGATGAACCGCGACTTCATCGCCGTGGTGCGCTTCCAAGGCCCGAAGGCCAATGGCATGCCGGAACTGCATAAACTGACCCCGTCGCTTGGCGTGCTTCAGGACCGTGGCCTCAAGGTGGCGCTGGTGACGGACGGACGCATGTCCGGCGCGTCTGGCAAGGTGCCTGCCGCAATCCACGTCACGCCGGAAGCCGTCGATGGCGGGCCAATTGCCAAGATCCGCGATGGCGACATGATCCGCCTCGATGCCGTGGCGGGGACGCTGGAAGTGCTTGTCGATGCAGCGGAATTTGCCGGTCGCAGCCCCGAAGTCATCGACCTCACAGACAATGACTTCGGCATGGGACGTGAACTATTTGCCCCCCTGCGTCGCATTGCAGGCCCGGCAGATCAGGGCGCCAGCGTGCTGTTCTAG
- a CDS encoding 2-hydroxycarboxylate transporter family protein: protein MPSIFDSDQHSAASQADKTSERLQGNTPTQHDDRPPNSTPAGAINGWREQWWRIVDMKIGVVPVPIYILLFVLIAAFAATGKVPSDLTMSIAILSFGGFFFMQLGRWLPWLGMMGGAAILCFVVPSAMVFYGIIPPPVAEAIDSFVKSSNFLYMYIAAIIVGSILSMDRSVLIAGFFKIFVPLAISSITAMLVGTLVGVIMGMTVEHSLFFVVLPIMAGGLGEGAIPLSMGYSGVLSQPQNEIFAQIIPVVMLGSFTAVVICGLLNVLGKRYPHLTGEGRLQAGLLNIDINGKKPGEQPVDRAMIATAGVTIITFYLVGVLAQRLLDFPAPITMLFLVVIAKLGQLVSPSLEDGGREVYAFFSRIVTWPLLFAMGISYTPWQSFISAFTLQTVVTVVSTVLTLIGTGFLSARLVKMFPIDVAVVVGCHSGQGGTGDIAILTAANRMSLMPFSQIATRIGGAITVTCAILAFQHLA, encoded by the coding sequence GTGCCATCAATTTTCGATAGCGATCAACATTCAGCTGCTTCCCAGGCCGATAAAACATCCGAACGACTGCAAGGCAACACTCCCACTCAGCACGATGACCGCCCCCCCAACTCAACACCGGCTGGCGCAATCAATGGCTGGCGTGAACAATGGTGGCGGATCGTCGATATGAAGATCGGCGTCGTTCCCGTTCCAATTTATATTCTTCTCTTCGTATTGATTGCCGCCTTCGCCGCGACCGGCAAAGTGCCCTCCGACCTGACGATGTCGATTGCCATTCTGTCCTTTGGTGGCTTCTTCTTCATGCAGCTGGGTCGCTGGCTGCCATGGCTCGGTATGATGGGCGGAGCGGCGATCCTGTGTTTTGTCGTGCCGTCTGCCATGGTGTTTTACGGCATCATTCCGCCGCCGGTCGCCGAAGCGATCGACAGTTTCGTCAAGAGCTCCAATTTCCTCTACATGTATATTGCCGCCATCATTGTCGGCAGCATCCTCAGCATGGATCGTAGCGTGCTGATTGCCGGGTTTTTCAAGATTTTCGTGCCTTTGGCGATCAGCTCGATAACTGCCATGCTGGTTGGTACCCTGGTCGGCGTGATCATGGGCATGACCGTCGAGCATAGCCTGTTTTTCGTCGTCCTGCCCATCATGGCCGGAGGCCTCGGCGAAGGCGCAATCCCTCTGTCCATGGGCTATTCCGGCGTTCTGTCTCAGCCGCAAAACGAGATTTTCGCGCAGATTATTCCCGTCGTCATGCTGGGCAGTTTTACAGCAGTGGTGATTTGCGGCCTGCTGAATGTGCTCGGCAAACGCTATCCTCACCTCACCGGCGAAGGCCGGTTGCAGGCGGGCCTGCTGAATATCGACATCAACGGCAAAAAGCCGGGTGAACAGCCTGTGGATCGCGCAATGATTGCCACGGCGGGCGTCACCATCATCACCTTCTATCTGGTGGGTGTTCTCGCCCAGCGGCTTCTGGATTTTCCAGCCCCGATCACCATGCTGTTTCTGGTGGTGATTGCCAAGCTGGGTCAATTGGTCTCGCCAAGCCTGGAAGACGGTGGACGAGAAGTTTACGCGTTTTTCTCGCGCATCGTGACCTGGCCCCTGCTGTTTGCCATGGGCATTTCCTACACGCCGTGGCAATCGTTTATCAGCGCCTTTACCCTGCAAACGGTGGTCACGGTGGTCAGCACCGTGCTGACATTGATCGGCACCGGATTTCTGTCTGCCCGCCTCGTCAAGATGTTTCCCATCGATGTCGCCGTTGTGGTCGGCTGTCACAGCGGCCAGGGCGGCACCGGCGATATCGCCATTCTGACCGCCGCCAACCGGATGAGCCTGATGCCGTTTTCGCAGATCGCCACCCGCATCGGCGGTGCCATCACGGTCACCTGCGCCATCCTGGCCTTCCAGCATCTGGCTTGA